From the genome of Muricauda sp. SCSIO 64092, one region includes:
- the dnaA gene encoding chromosomal replication initiator protein DnaA: protein MNVTASSVWENCLAFIQDNIQPQAFKTWFLPIKPVKLSDSALSIEVPSKFFYEWLEEHYVKLLKVALRKELGPNAKLIYLIKMENKYGNKEPFTEKIPSSNRSALIPQELDVPITSKNPELKNPFVIPGIRNIKIESQLNANYNFDNFLEGDSNRLARSAGMAVANKPGGTSFNPLMVFGGVGLGKTHLAHAIGVEIKDKYPEKTVLYISAEKFTQQYIESVKKNTRNDFIHFYQLIDVLIIDDVQFLSGKSGTQDVFFHIFNHLHQNGKQVILTSDKAPVDMQDIEQRLLSRFKWGLSAELQSPDYETRVSILRNKLYRDGVEMSDEIVDHVAKNIKTNIRELEGAIISLIAQASFTRKEVTLELAQQIVEKFVKNTKREVSIDYIQKVVSDYFEMDVATLQSKTRKRHIVQARQLAMFFAKKFTKASLASIGSQIGKRDHATVLHACKTVENLAETDKQFRKYKEDLNKKFS from the coding sequence ATGAATGTTACTGCGTCTTCCGTTTGGGAAAATTGTTTGGCTTTTATCCAAGATAACATCCAACCGCAGGCATTCAAGACATGGTTCCTTCCCATTAAACCGGTAAAGCTTTCCGATAGTGCTTTGAGTATTGAAGTGCCCAGTAAGTTTTTTTACGAATGGTTGGAAGAACACTATGTGAAGTTATTAAAAGTTGCCCTGCGCAAAGAGCTGGGTCCAAACGCCAAATTGATTTATCTGATTAAAATGGAGAACAAATATGGCAATAAGGAACCCTTTACGGAAAAGATTCCAAGTTCCAATCGTTCTGCTTTGATTCCACAAGAGTTGGATGTTCCCATTACCTCTAAAAATCCAGAGCTGAAAAACCCTTTTGTAATTCCTGGTATCAGGAACATCAAAATTGAGTCACAACTCAATGCCAATTACAATTTTGACAATTTTTTGGAAGGTGACTCCAACCGTTTGGCACGTTCGGCAGGCATGGCCGTGGCCAACAAACCGGGTGGCACCTCATTTAATCCCTTGATGGTATTTGGAGGTGTTGGTTTGGGGAAAACCCATTTAGCCCATGCCATAGGTGTAGAGATTAAGGACAAGTACCCAGAAAAGACCGTTCTCTATATCTCTGCAGAGAAGTTTACGCAACAATACATTGAATCCGTAAAAAAGAATACCCGAAACGATTTCATCCACTTTTACCAATTGATCGATGTACTGATCATTGATGATGTACAGTTCTTGTCCGGCAAATCCGGAACGCAAGATGTGTTCTTTCATATTTTCAACCACTTGCACCAAAACGGAAAACAGGTCATATTGACTTCGGACAAGGCTCCCGTGGACATGCAGGATATTGAACAACGACTGCTTTCCAGATTCAAATGGGGACTCTCGGCAGAGTTACAGAGTCCGGATTACGAAACCCGGGTTTCCATTTTAAGGAACAAATTGTACCGCGATGGTGTTGAAATGTCCGATGAAATCGTAGATCATGTGGCAAAAAACATCAAGACCAATATTCGCGAATTGGAAGGTGCCATTATTTCCTTGATCGCACAGGCCTCTTTTACCCGAAAGGAAGTTACCCTGGAACTGGCACAGCAAATTGTTGAGAAATTCGTCAAGAACACCAAGCGGGAGGTTTCCATAGATTATATCCAAAAAGTCGTTTCGGACTACTTTGAAATGGATGTGGCCACACTACAATCCAAGACCAGAAAGCGCCATATTGTCCAGGCAAGACAACTGGCCATGTTCTTTGCCAAAAAGTTCACCAAAGCTTCCCTGGCAAGCATAGGCTCACAAATCGGGAAACGAGATCACGCCACCGTACTACATGCCTGTAAAACCGTGGAGAACTTGGCGGAAACCGATAAACAGTTCCGTAAATACAAGGAAGATCTCAACAAAAAATTCTCCTAA
- a CDS encoding low molecular weight protein-tyrosine-phosphatase — translation MMTKILMVCLGNICRSPLAEGILKSKVNPSEVHVDSAGTAGYHVGSPPDPRSMDVARKHGIDIGNQRCRKFTSLDFKEFDRIYVMDKSNYANVTALSKTKEEEEKVKLLLEVAELGVEEVPDPYYGGRDGFEYVYQLIDRACDQIVKDLGNGGK, via the coding sequence TTGATGACCAAAATTCTAATGGTATGTTTGGGGAATATCTGTAGATCCCCATTAGCTGAAGGCATTTTAAAATCAAAGGTAAATCCTTCGGAAGTCCATGTAGATTCAGCAGGAACAGCGGGGTACCATGTAGGAAGCCCCCCAGATCCACGATCAATGGATGTCGCACGCAAACATGGCATTGACATTGGGAACCAACGGTGCAGAAAGTTCACTTCCCTGGACTTTAAGGAATTTGACCGAATCTACGTTATGGATAAGAGCAATTATGCCAATGTTACTGCACTTTCCAAAACAAAAGAAGAAGAAGAAAAAGTAAAATTGCTTTTGGAAGTCGCCGAATTGGGTGTTGAGGAAGTCCCCGACCCCTATTATGGAGGACGGGATGGTTTTGAATATGTTTATCAATTGATAGACCGGGCATGCGAT